A genome region from Phaenicophaeus curvirostris isolate KB17595 chromosome 10, BPBGC_Pcur_1.0, whole genome shotgun sequence includes the following:
- the HTR2B gene encoding 5-hydroxytryptamine receptor 2B: protein MSYSLFLNGSGVGNGSLSPLSVTGEPKQDYPSNEQGNKVRWAALLILLVIIPTIGGNILVILAVSLEKKLQYATNYFLTSLAVADLLVGLFVMPIALLIILFDNAWPLPTALCPIWLFLDVLFSTASIMHLCAISLDRYIAIKKPIQASQYNSWATTIIKIIVVWLISIGIAIPVPIRGIEDGNGNSTNITCVLMPDRFHDFILYGSVAAFFVPLTIMIVTYFLTIQVLRKKAYLINKPPQRFTWSTVSTVFQRDTTPASSPEKVAMLNGSRKDKTLSNDMPIIRTSTIGRKSMQTITNEQRASKVLGIVFFLFLLMWCPFFITNISSVLCNSCSQEVFQKLMEIFVWIGYVSSGVNPLVYTLFNKTFREAFSRYITCNYRTTKPIKALRKRSSRISFRSSVGENSKLFVMHGMRNGINPIMYQSPMRLRSSPIQASSAILLDTLLLTENEVGKTEEQVSYV from the exons ATGTCCTATTCTTTATTCTTGAATGGGTCTGGAGTTGGCAATGGATCTTTGTCGCCCCTCTCAGTAACAGGAGAACCCAAGCAGGACTACCCAAGCAACGAACAAGGAAACAAAGTGCGGTGGGCAGCTTTACTGATCCTCCTGGTGATAATCCCCACCATTGGGGGGAACATACTTGTCATTCTGGCAGTGTCTCTGGAGAAGAAGTTGCAATATGCTACCAACTACTTTTTGACGTCCTTGGCGGTGGCAGATTTGCTCGTGGGTCTGTTTGTGATGCCGATTGCCCTTCTCATAATACTGTTTG ATAACGCGTGGCCTCTTCCAACTGCCTTGTGTCCTATCTGGCTGTtccttgatgtcctcttttccACAGCTTCCATCATGCACCTCTGTGCCATCTCACTAGACCGCTATATCGCAATTAAAAAGCCAATCCAGGCTAGTCAGTACAATTCGTGGGCTACAACAATCATCAAAATCATCGTGGTCTGGCTCATTTCAATAG GCATTGCTATCCCGGTTCCTATCCGAGGCATTGAAGATGGAAATGGCAACTCTACAAACATCACGTGTGTCCTGATGCCTGATCGTTTCCATGACTTCATTCTATACGGATCAGTGGCTGCATTCTTCGTTCCCCTCACTATCATGATAGTCACTTATTTTCTGACAATCCAAGTGCTACGCAAGAAAGCCTACTTGATCAACAAGCCACCTCAGCGTTTCACTTGGTCAACAGTGTCCACCGTATTTCAGCGTGACACAACCCCTGCCTCCTCACCAGAAAAGGTGGCCATGCTAAACGGCTCCAGAAAGGACAAGACTTTGTCCAACGACATGCCTATCATCAGAACATCTACAATAGGGAGGAAGTCCATGCAAACGATAACCAATGAACAAAGGGCATCAAAAGTTCTGGggattgtattttttcttttcttgttgatGTGGTGCCCATTCTTCATAACAAACATCAGCTCAGTTCTGTGCAACTCCTGCAGTCAGGAGGTTTTCCAAAAGCTTATGGAGATATTTGTCTGGATAGGATATGTATCCTCAGGAGTGAATCCTCTTGTCTATACACTCTTCAACAAAACATTCAGGGAGGCTTTCAGCAGGTATATCACTTGCAACTATCGGACCACAAAGCCTATCAAGGCCCTTCGGAAGCGCTCCAGCAGGATCTCTTTCAGAAGTTCTGTGGGAGAAAATTCCAAGCTCTTTGTCATGCATGGGATGAGAAATGGGATCAACCCTATTATGTACCAGAGCCCAATGAGGCTGAGGAGTTCGCCTATCCAAGCATCATCGGCCATTCTGCTAGATACATTGCTGCTCACAGAGAATGAAGTTGGTAAGACAGAAGAACAAGTCAGCTACGTATAG